From the genome of Colletotrichum destructivum chromosome 10, complete sequence, one region includes:
- a CDS encoding Putative glycoside hydrolase family 26, carbohydrate binding module family 6 — protein sequence MARSTALSLRAVLAFAAGVYSQSCIGSTGPKVYEAENGVLSGTTVATAQAGFTGTGYVTGFEDATDKLTINLDCQGQGQKLFDLSVRYAAIYGEKRTNIILNGGAASEVLLAAGDTWATANAGQVLLNEGNNTIDIVTHWGWYLIDSITLTPTVPRGPHNINTALVNANANADANALYAYLRSIYGKKILSGQQELSYSNWIGEQVGKLPALVSVDLMDYSPSRVERGTVGTAVEEAITHHARGGIVSVLWHWNAPTGLYDTEENKWWSGFYTRATDFNVATALADTTNANYTLIIRDIDAIAVQLKRLQDAGVPVLWRPLHEAEGKWFWWGAQSPDDCKKLWALLYDRLTNHHQLNNLVWIWNSIAADWYPGDDTVDILSADVYAQGHGPMTTQYNDLIALGQDKKLIAATEVGSAPFPDLLQAYEAHWLYFCVWGDTFINNAEWNSVADLLVPY from the exons ATGGCGAGATCCACGGCGCTTTCGCTCCGTGCCGTCCTCGCGTTTGCCGCTGGCGTGTACTCGCAGAGCTGCATCGGCAGCACCGGACCCAAGGTCTACGAGGCCGAGAATGGAGTCCTTTCCGGAACGACGGTTGCCACGGCCCAGGCCGGCTTCACGG GCACTGGCTATGTGACCGGCTTTGAGGACGCCACCGACAAGCtcaccatcaacctcgacTGCCAGGGTCAAGGCCAGAAGCTGTTCGACCTCAGCGTCCGATATGCCGCCATCTACGGCGAGAAGCGTaccaacatcatcctcaaCGGCGGTGCTGCCAGCGAGGTGCTCCTGGCTGCCGGTGATACCTGGGCCACCGCCAACGCTGGCCAGGTGCTGCTCAACGAGGGCAACAACACGATCGATATCGTAACCCACTGGGGATG GTACCTCATCGACTCCATCACCCTCACGCCTACCGTGCCCCGCGGGCCTCACAACATCAACACGgccctcgtcaacgccaacgctaacgccgacgccaacgcccTCTACGCCTACCTCCGCTCCATCTACGGCAAGAAAATCCTCTCGGGCCAGCAGGAGCTCTCCTACTCCAACTGGATCGGCGAGCAGGTCGGCAAGCTGCCGGCCCTCGTCAGCGTCGACCTGATGGACTACTCCCCGAGCCGCGTCGAGCGCGGCACCGTCggcaccgccgtcgaggaggccatcaccCACCACGCtcgcggcggcatcgtctcgGTCCTCTGGCACTGGAACGCGCCGACGGGCCTCTACGACACCGAGGAGAACAAGTGGTGGAGCGGCTTCTACACGCGCGCCACCGACTTCAAcgtcgccaccgccctcgccgacaccACCAACGCCAACTACACCCTCATCATCCGCgacatcgacgccatcgccgtccaGCTCAAGCGCCTGCAGGACGCCGGCGTTCCCGTCCTCTGGCGCCCGCTgcacgaggccgagggcaagTGGTTCTGGTGGGGCGCGCAGTCGCCCGACGACTGCAAGAAGCTCTGGGCCCTGCTGTACGACCGCCTCACGAACCACCACCAGCTGAACAACCTCGTCTGGATCTGGAACTCCATCGCCGCGGACTGGTaccccggcgacgacacgGTGGACATTCTCAGCGCCGACGTCTACGCCCAGGGCCACGGG CCTATGACCACCCAGTacaacgacctcatcgccctcggccaggacAAGAAGCTCATCGCCGCGACCGAGGTCGGCagcgcccccttccccgacCTCCTCCAGGCGTACGAGGCCCACTGGCTGTACTTCTGCGTCTGGGGAGACACCttcatcaacaacgccgaGTGGAACAGCGTCGCGGACCTGCTGGTTCCTTACTAA
- a CDS encoding Putative bouquet formation protein: MILLLNYFKVRLPDTYRYYINSKKPTWSDVVETIYTLAQAGEHKTGLALHRKTVPTTLTTSSSTSFVKNEDREVFSSCKKDHIAANCSTAVHPELLPHDNPSATAPERRLPAKRNPLMVEDGPSHNELVSRRSGVFEYVHLHAPMPKGIFFGIFKSSPDHYFLLRRIPDDFVSACGMFKATFPYAEASEEEVERKYIKSFATTCPEETAGNVWVPPEHALTLAKEYGISPWVRALLNPAKVDVY; encoded by the exons ATGATTCTTTTGCTCAACTACTTCAAGGTTCGCCTGCCGGATACATACAGGTATTACATCAACAGTAAGAAACCCACCTGGTCTGACGTTGTTGAGACTATCTACACCCTCGCTCAAGCTGGAGAGCATAAGACAGGCCTTGCCTTACACCGCAAGACTGTGCCAACAACCCTGACCACCTCTTCTAGCACCAGTTTCGTGAAAAACGAGGACCGCGAGGTTTTCTCCTCTTGCAAGAAGGACCACATTGCGGCAAACTGTTCGACTGCCGTCCACCCGGAGCTTCTTCCGCATGACAACCCTTCCGCGACAGCTCCTGAGCGGCGCCTGCCCGCCAAGCGTAACCCTTTGATGGTCGAAGATGGGCCATCACATAATGAACTCGTCTCGCGTCGCA GTGGTGTTTTCGAATACGTCCATCTCCACGCGCCCATGCCAAAGGGTATCTTCTTCGGCATCTTCAAGTCCAGCCCCGACCACTACTTCCTCTTACGCCGGATCCCCGACGACTTTGTGTCCGCCTGCGGCATGTTCAAGGCCACTTTCCCCTACGCTGAGGCCTCCGAAGAAGAGGTCGAACGCAAGTACATCAAGTCGTTTGCCACCACCTGTCCCGAGGAGACGGCCGGCAACGTTTGGGTCCCCCCCGAACACGCCTTGACTCTTGCCAAGGAGTACGGCATTTCGCCGTGGGTTCGCGCCCTACTGAATCCCGCCAAGGTTGACGTCTACTGA